A region from the Anomaloglossus baeobatrachus isolate aAnoBae1 chromosome 11, aAnoBae1.hap1, whole genome shotgun sequence genome encodes:
- the LOC142256094 gene encoding uncharacterized protein LOC142256094 isoform X2, with product MALPPAAAAVMALPPAAAAVMALPPAAPVVTAVPPAAPGMMALPFAAQVGMALPPVAPQVLPFQTAAPSAMALPAAVQPAMAVPPELQNLPRVLPVQDAAGAGSTARGRRRRGRGNRSAASDSSSRSRSPYRRRRYSRDRSRRSAYSERRSRSSRRSRRSRSSRWRSPSTTAESSGDSITSSRRSRRTSSRRRDAEPYLVQPQAADLVTAPHVSVNPTDAPAVEISAAVSSGTTRGNVVSTQHMGPAGMQLMPLVTSSLAPRTWLAYGAAKPVIWLLGHSYIFWAGQRAENRPGGRALGFRGFEVNWRGVRGLIWPQVIPEVVEIARSALTPVVLVIHAGGNDLGARRLAELITTMRSDVDKFHAFFPELVLVWSEVISRPVWRGAEGAAALERSRRTLNSRISRFVRFKAGIVVRHWQLEGDNSSLMLNDGVHLNNIGLDIFLSGLQDGIEQALFIMGGGRSTV from the exons atggcttTGCCACCTGCCGCAGCTGCAGTGATGGCCTTACCTCCTGCGGctgctgcggtgatggctttgcctcctgcggcGCCCGTAGTGACGGCTGTGCCTCCTGCTGCCCCTGGAATGATGGCCTTGCCTTTTGCAGCTCAGGTGGGTATGGCTTTGCCTCCCGTGGCTCCGCAGGTGCTGCCGTTCCAAACGGCTGCGCCTTCGGCGATGGCATTGCCAGCCGCAGTACAACCGGCGATGGCTGTGCCCCctgagctgcagaatttaccacggGTTCTCCCTGTTCAGGATGCtgcgggtgctggaagcacggcccgcGGTAGGCGACGCCGCGGGCGCGGAAaccgctccgctgcctccgacTCCTCCTCACGTTCTCGCAGCCCATATAGACGCAGGCGGTACAGTAGGGACCGCAGTCGCCGCTCAGCTTATTCTGAGCGGCGGTCACGTTCATCGCGGAGAAGCCGTAGGTCTCGCTCATCAAgatggcgttcgccatcaaccacggctgagTCATCCGGCGACTCCATTACTTCCAGTAGGCGCTCTCGTCGCACATCAAGCCGCCGGAGAGATGCCGAACCCTATTTGGTTCAACCACAGGCTGCCGACTTGGTAACGGCTCCACATGTATCGGTGAATCCCACAGATGCTCCAGCGGTCG aaattTCGGCAGCTGTGTCCTCGGGCACAACCAGAGGGAATGTCGTGTCCACCCAGCATATGGGACCTGCTGGAATGCAGCTGATGCCTTTGGTGACGTCTTCACTGGCCCCGAGGACTTGGctggcttacg GAGCTGCCAAACCGGTCATTTGGTTATTGGGACACTCCTATATTTTCTGGGCAGGACAGCGGGCTGAGAATCGACCTGGAGGACGTGCCCTTGGCTTTCGGGGCTTCGAAGTCAATTGGAGAGGCGTCAGGGGTCTCATATGGCCTCAAGTTATACCGGAGGTTGTGGAAATTGCGAGGTCTGCTTTAACTCCGGTGGTCCTCGTCATTCACGCCGGGGGAAATGACCTCGGTGCCCGCCGTTTGGCGGAGCTTATCACCACAATGAGGTCTGACGTGGACAAGTTTCATGCCTTTTTTCCTGAACTTGTCCTTGTTTGGTCCGAGGTCATTTCCCGGCCTGTCTGGCGAGGGGCCGAAGGAGCTGCAGCTCTGGAGCGTTCGAGGCGGACACTCAACTCACGTATTTCACGTTTTGTCCGCTTTAAGGCAGGGATCGTCGTTAGACACTGGCAATTGGAAGGGGACAATTCCTCCCTGATGTTGAACGATGGCGTTCATTTGAATAATATTGGCCTGGACATATTTTTATCAGGCCTGCAAGACGGTATTGAGCAGGCCTTGTtcattatgggtgggggtcggagcacagtctag
- the LOC142256094 gene encoding uncharacterized protein LOC142256094 isoform X1: MNVLLAEAPTQRQNALALRRNCQQSRQTHLRLGTPVSVAEMGPWLDRYPNKDAAAQLRFGFSFGFFIPFKLNRHPLFARNLKSATELHAVLLDKINCELEKGRLKGPFESPPFYNLRVSPLGVVPKKEPGKFRLIHHLSHPKGLSVNDGIPDSDASVTYVSFDKAVALVRQAGPGALMAKSDIESAFRLLPVHPDCYHLLGCFVDGFYYYDTCLPMGCSISCSYFELFSSFLEWAVKVESGSQSIIHYLDDFLFVGPQDSTHCQLLLDSFCSLMSRFGVPLSKDKTVGPSQVLSFLGIEIDSNSMLFRLPDDKVVKLRSLIMGFCSVRSVTLRQMQSLLGLLVFACRVMPMGRVFSRRLSLATKGIRLPHHRIRITPCLRADLFIWNDFLSRYNGQTCFQDNFLSNEEISLFSDASGSLGFGVIFGEQWCAEQWPQSWHDRGFVSNLTLLELFPIVTAVVIWGPAFRNKRILFWTDNMSVVHAINHLTSSSLPVLKLLRFFVLQCLELNMWFRARHVPGRCNAIADSLSRFQFQKFRQLCPRAQPEGMSCPPSIWDLLECS, from the coding sequence ATGAATGTTCTGCTTGCGGAGGCCCCCACGCAGCGGCAAAATGCCCTCGCCCTTCGGCGAAATTGCCAACAAAGCCGTCAAACCCACCTGAGACTCGGGACGCCGGTGAGCGTAGCcgagatggggccgtggctcgaccggtaccccaataaggatgcggcggcgcagctgcgcttCGGCTTCTCTTTTGGTTTCTTTATTCCTTTTAAACTTAACAGACACCCCCTTTTTGCCCGTAACCTAAAGTCTGCGACGGAGCTTCATGCAGTTTTACTTGATAAAATAAACTGTGAGTTAGAAAAAGGCAGATTAAAGGGCCCTTTTGAATCACCCCCTTTTTACAACTTacgggtgtccccgctgggggtcgtCCCGAAGAAGGAGCCTGGGAAATTTCGTTTAATTCACCACCTTTCACATCCGAAAGGTTTGTCTGTCAATGATGGTATACCCGATTCGGATGCGTCAGTCACGTATGTCTCTTTCGACAAAGCTGTTGCGTTAGTTAGGCAAGCGGGACCGGGGGCTttgatggccaagtcagatattgagtcGGCTTTCCGCCTTCTCCCGGTTCACCCGGATTGCTACCATCTGTTGGGATGTTTCGTAGATGGTTTTTATTATTACGATACATGCCTTCCCATGGGTTGCTCAATCTCTTGCTCATACTTTGAGCTATtcagttcttttttagaatgggccGTGAAGGTGGAATCTGGTTCCCAATCTATTattcattatcttgatgacttTCTTTTTGTTGGCCCTCAAGATTCCACCCATTGCCAGCTTCTATTGGATTCGTTTTGCAGTTTGATGTCCAGATTTGGTGTTCCTTTGTCGAAGGACAAAACAGTAGGCCCCTCCCAGGTTCTTTCCTTCCTCGGTATTGAAATAGATTCAAATTCAATGCTATTCCGCCTCCCGGATGACAAGGTAGTAAAGCTGCGCTCTCTGATTATGGGTTTTTGTTCGGTTCGTAGTGTGACCCTTCGTCAGATGCAATCTTTGCTGGGCCTTCTTGTATTCGCCTGTCGTGTCATGCCAATGGGCCGAGTTTTTTCCCGGAGGTTATCACTTGCCACTAAAGGCATTCGCCTTCCTCATCATCGCATCAGGATTACCCCCTGCTTGAGAGCTGATTTGTTTATCTGGAATGATTTTCTATCCAGGTATAATGGTCAAACTTGTTTTCAGGATAACTTTCTTTCCAATGAAGAAATATCACTTTTTTCCGATGCATCGGGATCGTTGGGTTTTGGCGTTATTTTTGGCGAGCAATGGTGTGCTGAGCAATGGCCCCAATCTTGGCACGACAGAGGTTTTGTGTCCAACCTGaccctccttgaattgttccccatagtaacAGCTGTTGTGATCTGGGGGCCAGCCTTCAGAAATAAACGAATTTTATTCTGGACTGATAATATGTCTGTTGTGCACGCGATAAACCATCTGACTTCATCCTCTTTGCCAGTCTTAAAGTTACTTAGATTTTTTGTGCTGCAGTGCCTCGAGCTCAATATGTGGTTCAGGGCTCGCCATGTTCCTGGCAGGTGCAACGCTATCGCTGACTCACTttcccgttttcaatttcagaaattTCGGCAGCTGTGTCCTCGGGCACAACCAGAGGGAATGTCGTGTCCACCCAGCATATGGGACCTGCTGGAATGCAGCTGA